The proteins below come from a single Chitinophaga pinensis DSM 2588 genomic window:
- a CDS encoding response regulator yields the protein MQLSGHSKRLILLAEDDIDDQELLENAIEEIDPTWQLVCIPNGRKFVKYLDTMGESNMPALMILDYNIPELTGVEVVKELNDQGRFMDIPKIIWSTSTSPVFKAKSIELGVKDYITKPNDLASFLTTARYMLSFVKE from the coding sequence ATGCAACTTTCAGGCCATTCGAAGAGGCTGATCCTGTTGGCGGAAGATGATATTGATGACCAGGAGCTGTTGGAAAATGCAATAGAGGAGATAGATCCCACCTGGCAACTGGTGTGCATCCCTAATGGTAGAAAATTCGTGAAATATCTGGATACCATGGGTGAAAGCAATATGCCTGCACTCATGATACTTGATTATAATATTCCTGAACTAACCGGCGTAGAAGTGGTAAAAGAACTGAATGATCAGGGACGCTTCATGGATATTCCGAAAATTATCTGGAGCACCTCAACATCTCCCGTTTTCAAAGCGAAAAGCATTGAACTGGGCGTTAAGGACTATATCACAAAACCTAATGACCTCGCTTCTTTCCTGACCACTGCGAGGTACATGCTTTCTTTTGTCAAAGAATGA
- a CDS encoding DEAD/DEAH box helicase: protein MVNHSFYTEQYQSLDADARIVADVLSVYLYPLERYTFLDAVNRVREIPQDRILDILELLKEKGLGTYNLAGNYSLIPELGFLLFPENIRKPEYLRLLDHAKPYSFYSTSARLQELQQLLTAFFTGDRSLLLQPVRKISFELAEYFPYLCYLLYYPEYVGLLRLFDTGSITSIYHAAVRQHLLAMSTPDALQQLKVQVAILIRTEPGALAHAEVILQAGETGEEITGTDAIYAQAAVHLYEGQSDKALTAFEQGIKQQRQQDKKHTIPVSPLFAFLYAYTLTILPEEKTYTTINKVVAAYDKKLFQDITPAIALLHFHSGRKEKADHILQILLETTSKQPEKYLLSYLALICLQAYYPKSKLLKQYSPFLKVVLYHGIQRKYRLLTYELLYLFREQAYLNNEKTFRELAAFIGKEPIFSRMQPVADWERLLNVLILPEAGKTQKEKAPAATRLAYLIDIRKSEIQPVIQTQGDTGWSRGRLVELKKLKDGLIEAMTDHDTRIAGAIIKENYHTYGTEAYAFGERVWHEITGHPYLFMLDAPETPVEIIKGQPELVVNKTGNGYEFSTNINDYISDTVLIKESDTRLKVIRLTQQQRTVLQTLRQIETVPATGKDKLMQALRNIGAHMTVHSNLDDTAALNIKQRAGDARIRVQLQPTGDALRASFFVKPFVNDPPYCKPGEGAKHLIGVTNGERCQATRDLDAEKSNLEKLVTLIQESVKQEIEDDVIIFEDPLECLQLLEVIQRHPELATAEWPEGQKLRVRMVEPQAQLRLTIRRVDGKWFAANGDLKVDEDTVLSLKDLLDAVKASNSRFVTVGKGEFLSLTGKLYRQLNELASVAIAEHEELRIRPLAAHMLDELLEGASQVETDEHWKALRAGQAAAATVQAEIPATLQTQLRPYQEEGFRWMARLAAWGAGACLADDMGLGKTIQAIAMLLYRAHEGPALVVCPASVLPNWVNELYKFAPSLQVRQIAGSKRHAILKAAGPFDVVLITYGILQSEDELLSVIPWNTVVLDEAHTIKNYQTKTSKAAMALQAGFRLILTGTPVQNHLTEIWNLFNFINPGLLGSLPYFNKQFTTPVIYNAESTVTKHLRKIVAPFMLRRTKTAVLDELPEKTEIVKMISLSPEEAAFYEALRLKAVENIKRYSKDKTSKHNLNTLTEIGKLRMAACNTQMIDPEIRIPSSKLAVFIEIVKELIDNNHRALVFSQYVKHLDLVRLALDELNVSYCYLDGSTPIPVRERVVKEFQAGAGSLFLISLKAGGTGLNLTAADYVIHLDPWWNPAIEEQASDRAYRIGQTRPVTIYRLVTRHTIEEKIIALHNSKRDLADRLLEGSDISGKLSTDELLSLIAKADK from the coding sequence ATGGTGAATCATTCCTTTTACACTGAACAGTATCAATCACTCGACGCCGATGCCCGCATCGTCGCAGACGTGCTGTCCGTATACCTATATCCCCTGGAACGATATACGTTTCTCGATGCGGTGAATCGCGTCAGGGAAATACCACAGGACAGGATACTTGATATCCTTGAACTACTAAAGGAAAAAGGACTGGGAACCTACAACCTGGCGGGCAATTATTCCCTGATACCAGAATTGGGTTTCCTCCTGTTTCCGGAAAATATCAGAAAGCCGGAATACCTGCGCCTGCTGGATCATGCAAAACCATACTCATTTTACAGCACCAGCGCCCGCTTGCAGGAACTGCAACAATTGCTGACCGCCTTCTTTACCGGCGATCGCTCCCTGTTACTGCAACCTGTCAGAAAGATCAGTTTTGAACTCGCAGAATACTTTCCCTATCTCTGCTATTTGCTGTACTATCCCGAATACGTAGGATTATTACGATTGTTCGATACCGGCAGCATTACCAGTATCTATCACGCAGCCGTCCGGCAACACCTGCTGGCCATGAGTACGCCTGATGCTTTGCAACAGCTCAAAGTACAGGTCGCCATATTGATCAGAACAGAACCGGGTGCATTAGCACATGCAGAAGTCATCTTACAGGCCGGAGAAACAGGAGAGGAGATCACCGGTACGGACGCTATTTATGCACAGGCTGCCGTACATCTCTACGAAGGGCAATCCGACAAAGCCCTCACTGCATTTGAACAGGGTATCAAACAACAACGGCAACAGGATAAAAAACATACCATTCCGGTATCGCCACTCTTCGCCTTCCTGTACGCCTACACCCTGACGATACTACCAGAAGAAAAAACATATACTACTATTAACAAAGTAGTAGCTGCATACGATAAAAAACTCTTCCAGGATATTACACCCGCCATTGCGCTGTTACACTTTCATAGCGGACGCAAAGAAAAAGCGGATCACATCCTGCAGATCCTGCTGGAAACAACTTCTAAACAGCCGGAAAAATACCTGCTCAGTTACCTGGCCTTGATATGTCTGCAGGCATATTACCCGAAAAGTAAACTGCTCAAACAATATAGCCCTTTCCTGAAAGTCGTTTTATATCACGGTATACAACGCAAATACCGTCTGCTCACATACGAACTCTTATACCTGTTCCGTGAGCAGGCATATCTGAATAATGAAAAGACTTTCCGCGAACTGGCCGCCTTCATTGGTAAAGAGCCGATCTTTTCGCGGATGCAGCCGGTCGCGGACTGGGAACGCCTGCTCAACGTACTCATCCTACCTGAAGCCGGCAAAACACAAAAAGAAAAGGCGCCAGCCGCTACAAGACTGGCTTACCTGATTGACATCCGTAAATCAGAAATCCAGCCTGTCATACAAACACAAGGAGATACCGGATGGAGTAGAGGCCGGCTAGTAGAACTGAAAAAACTGAAGGATGGTCTGATAGAAGCGATGACGGATCACGATACCCGTATTGCCGGCGCGATCATCAAAGAAAACTATCATACCTATGGTACCGAAGCCTATGCCTTTGGCGAAAGAGTATGGCATGAAATAACAGGTCATCCTTATCTGTTCATGCTGGATGCACCGGAAACCCCTGTGGAGATTATCAAGGGACAACCGGAACTGGTGGTTAATAAAACAGGTAACGGCTACGAATTCAGCACCAATATCAACGATTATATCAGCGATACCGTACTGATAAAAGAATCAGATACACGCCTGAAAGTGATCAGGCTTACACAACAACAACGTACCGTATTACAGACGCTCCGGCAAATTGAAACAGTGCCTGCCACAGGAAAAGATAAACTGATGCAGGCGCTGCGCAATATAGGCGCTCATATGACGGTGCATTCCAACCTGGATGACACCGCAGCATTAAATATTAAGCAACGGGCAGGCGACGCCCGTATACGCGTACAGCTGCAACCCACCGGCGATGCATTGAGAGCCTCCTTCTTTGTAAAACCGTTTGTCAATGATCCACCTTATTGCAAACCAGGAGAAGGCGCCAAACACCTGATCGGCGTTACCAATGGAGAACGTTGTCAGGCTACCCGCGATCTCGATGCAGAAAAGAGCAATCTGGAAAAACTCGTTACCCTTATCCAGGAATCTGTCAAACAGGAAATAGAAGATGACGTCATCATCTTCGAAGATCCTCTGGAATGCCTGCAACTGCTGGAAGTCATACAACGTCACCCTGAACTGGCCACTGCGGAATGGCCGGAAGGACAGAAATTACGGGTACGTATGGTCGAACCACAGGCGCAACTCCGCCTGACCATCCGCAGGGTAGATGGTAAATGGTTTGCTGCTAACGGCGATCTCAAAGTGGACGAAGACACGGTCTTATCCCTGAAAGATCTGCTGGACGCTGTGAAAGCCAGCAATAGCCGCTTTGTGACAGTAGGAAAAGGGGAATTCCTTTCGCTGACCGGTAAACTCTACCGTCAGCTGAATGAACTCGCCAGTGTAGCAATAGCAGAACACGAAGAACTCCGTATACGTCCACTTGCTGCACACATGCTGGACGAACTACTGGAAGGCGCCAGCCAGGTGGAAACAGATGAACACTGGAAAGCACTGCGCGCCGGACAGGCAGCGGCAGCAACCGTACAGGCAGAAATCCCTGCTACCTTACAAACACAATTACGTCCTTACCAGGAAGAAGGCTTCCGATGGATGGCCAGACTGGCCGCATGGGGCGCAGGCGCCTGTCTCGCTGATGACATGGGTCTGGGCAAAACGATCCAGGCAATCGCCATGTTGTTATATAGGGCACATGAAGGTCCGGCGCTGGTGGTATGTCCGGCATCCGTATTGCCGAACTGGGTAAACGAACTGTATAAGTTCGCACCTTCTTTACAAGTCAGACAGATCGCCGGCAGTAAACGACATGCCATACTGAAAGCAGCCGGTCCATTTGATGTAGTACTGATCACCTACGGTATCCTGCAATCCGAAGATGAACTGCTATCCGTGATTCCATGGAACACCGTCGTACTGGATGAAGCGCATACCATTAAAAACTACCAGACCAAAACCTCCAAAGCTGCCATGGCTTTACAGGCTGGCTTCAGACTGATACTGACTGGTACCCCGGTACAGAACCACCTGACTGAGATCTGGAACCTTTTCAACTTTATCAATCCCGGACTACTGGGTAGCCTGCCATATTTTAATAAACAGTTTACTACGCCGGTTATATATAACGCAGAAAGTACTGTTACTAAACACCTGCGTAAGATCGTCGCGCCATTCATGCTACGTCGTACCAAAACCGCCGTATTGGATGAACTGCCGGAGAAAACAGAGATTGTGAAAATGATCTCCCTGTCGCCGGAAGAAGCGGCTTTCTATGAAGCACTTCGCCTGAAAGCAGTGGAAAATATCAAACGTTATAGTAAAGACAAGACCAGCAAGCATAATTTAAATACACTGACAGAGATCGGGAAACTGCGCATGGCAGCCTGTAATACACAGATGATAGATCCGGAGATCCGGATACCTTCTTCCAAACTCGCTGTATTCATTGAAATCGTAAAAGAGCTGATCGACAATAATCACCGCGCACTGGTGTTTAGTCAGTACGTAAAACACCTCGACCTGGTCAGGTTAGCCCTCGATGAACTGAATGTTTCCTATTGCTACCTGGATGGCAGCACTCCTATCCCCGTCAGGGAAAGAGTCGTAAAAGAATTCCAGGCAGGCGCCGGTTCACTATTCCTGATCAGTCTTAAAGCTGGCGGAACTGGTCTGAACCTGACTGCCGCTGACTATGTCATTCACTTGGATCCCTGGTGGAATCCTGCTATTGAAGAACAGGCATCAGATAGAGCATATCGTATCGGTCAGACAAGACCAGTAACAATATACAGGCTGGTAACAAGACACACCATTGAAGAAAAGATCATCGCACTCCATAATAGTAAAAGAGACCTGGCCGACAGACTTCTGGAAGGAAGCGACATCAGTGGTAAGTTATCCACGGATGAATTATTATCCCTGATTGCAAAAGCAGATAAATAA
- a CDS encoding RNA polymerase sigma factor, with protein MAPPKEDKLFLSVIEQHKGIIYKIANSYCHHTEDRKDLIQEIIFQLWRSFDRYNDQYKYSTWLYRIALNVAISFYRKDSKRNSAHELTADIIVLTEETADMEQLQLLQRFIHELPELDRAIMLLYLEEKSYKEIADILGLTETNIATKINRIKSKLKNKFSTIHT; from the coding sequence ATGGCCCCTCCAAAAGAAGATAAGCTCTTTCTGTCGGTCATCGAACAGCATAAGGGAATTATCTATAAAATAGCCAATTCCTACTGCCACCATACAGAAGACAGAAAAGATCTCATACAGGAGATCATCTTCCAGCTATGGCGATCATTTGACCGGTATAATGATCAGTATAAGTATTCTACCTGGCTATACAGAATAGCCCTGAACGTGGCGATCTCCTTCTATCGTAAAGACAGTAAGCGCAACAGCGCACACGAACTCACCGCCGATATTATCGTCCTTACAGAAGAAACAGCAGATATGGAACAGCTGCAATTATTGCAACGCTTCATTCATGAACTGCCGGAACTGGACAGAGCTATCATGTTGTTGTACCTGGAAGAGAAAAGCTATAAGGAAATAGCCGATATACTGGGATTAACAGAAACCAACATCGCAACAAAGATCAACCGCATCAAAAGCAAACTGAAAAACAAATTTTCCACCATTCATACCTGA
- a CDS encoding YdeI/OmpD-associated family protein, with amino-acid sequence MSRKVTFDAVIRQHGGMNAGYVVFPYNVQELFGVKGQVKVKALIDGKVTYRGSLTKMNMPEHWLGITQTIRQQLGKELGDTIHVELEQDLEVREVPLTAEVVALFAKHPKAEAFYTKLSYTDRKEYMVWITSAKREETKQNRLKSMIEKLEAGKKVTEK; translated from the coding sequence ATGTCCAGGAAAGTAACTTTTGATGCCGTGATACGACAACATGGTGGTATGAATGCCGGCTATGTCGTGTTTCCTTATAACGTACAGGAATTGTTTGGCGTAAAAGGCCAGGTAAAGGTGAAAGCACTGATTGATGGTAAAGTGACCTATCGGGGCAGCCTGACAAAGATGAACATGCCGGAGCACTGGCTGGGCATTACCCAGACAATCCGGCAACAACTAGGTAAAGAACTCGGCGATACCATCCACGTCGAACTGGAACAGGACCTGGAAGTCAGGGAAGTACCACTCACAGCCGAAGTAGTCGCTTTATTTGCCAAACACCCTAAAGCGGAAGCCTTTTATACTAAACTGTCTTACACCGACAGGAAGGAATATATGGTGTGGATCACCTCTGCTAAAAGAGAGGAGACCAAACAAAACCGTCTTAAAAGCATGATCGAAAAGCTGGAAGCAGGAAAGAAGGTGACCGAGAAATAA
- a CDS encoding PAS domain S-box protein encodes MSELITPKPSIPRDQELQIRFALHAAGIGTWDVDMVNRQIVLDERCRALFRLADDETPTYETVIRHIHYADQDSVRQTVRQALQPQSDHQFSVRFRSIASDNNNTLWLNVKGQAYFDNEGKAIRLSGISQDITAEIAAHEKAEAAERLASLAVEGSDAGIFTVDLSTDDIDFSANLQYIMTGIREPVVKKRNILISHIHPDDVPIRERAYAMAAQTGTLHYEARFVWEDGTIHWGKVRGKYYYDINGTPVSLSGICLDITLQKEQDRLLKEVEQRFALSFNNATIGMAFIDSQAKFNMINKAFAGLLGCTAEELTGKEYIEIVHTEHQQENVQLFAELMQGKRDVFNQIKRYRLRDGAERWVQVNTARITSQNDQKENILVIAFDISNEVAARQEQQKLLTLVENSSDFIAVANLDGTITYVNDAGMKLLGMGRKSSTITRNIRDIFTLEHLVHLEKHILPAVFIEGKWTGRQYYTQQETGEQIPFHTNAFRLDSPMSGEPIAVACVARDLRAEQEVQQALLESEYRFRSLVEEAPVATALFVGPELVIEVANEPMINVWGKGRSVLGKKLSDAVPELKEQPFLKILDEVYRTGIAYHEKEARAILVINGKPQTFYFNYTYKPLLNAMGEVFAIVDMAIDVTEQVLARNKLLEHQGNLELEVAERTEELAASNEELAAMNEELQDANANLVRSNQELEQYAYVASHDLQEPLRKIRIYADLLNRYEDLVPDHKKLVEKINQSSERMSMLIKDLLEFSRLLEKGNMTRPIDLTFILQSVISDFELIIEEKNAEILIGPLPTIQGIPLQINQLFYNLMSNALKFTQPGIRPVIEIGAKIITSDMAGSYLGKSERYRQYFDITFRDNGIGFEQKYAEQIFEVFKRLHNRAMFPGSGIGLSLCRRIVANHAGHLFVESAPGKGTLFHIIIPGL; translated from the coding sequence ATGAGTGAACTTATAACACCCAAACCGTCTATCCCCCGGGACCAGGAACTTCAGATACGTTTTGCATTACATGCTGCCGGGATCGGTACATGGGATGTAGATATGGTCAACCGGCAGATCGTACTGGATGAACGTTGCAGGGCTTTATTCAGACTGGCAGACGACGAAACGCCTACTTACGAGACCGTCATACGGCATATTCACTACGCAGATCAGGACTCCGTACGGCAGACGGTCAGACAGGCATTACAGCCGCAATCTGATCATCAGTTCAGCGTCCGGTTCAGAAGCATTGCAAGTGACAACAACAATACTTTATGGCTGAATGTAAAAGGACAGGCTTACTTTGATAACGAAGGAAAAGCCATCCGCCTCTCCGGCATCAGCCAGGATATTACCGCAGAAATAGCCGCCCATGAGAAGGCAGAAGCAGCAGAAAGACTGGCCAGTCTCGCTGTAGAAGGTTCTGACGCCGGTATCTTTACCGTCGATCTGAGCACCGATGATATTGACTTCTCTGCCAATCTTCAATACATTATGACGGGCATACGGGAACCTGTCGTTAAGAAACGGAACATACTGATCAGCCATATTCACCCGGATGATGTGCCAATAAGAGAACGTGCATATGCAATGGCCGCCCAAACCGGTACCCTGCACTATGAAGCACGTTTCGTATGGGAAGACGGTACTATTCACTGGGGTAAAGTACGTGGCAAGTATTACTATGATATAAACGGTACCCCCGTATCACTGTCCGGTATCTGCCTGGATATCACCCTGCAGAAAGAACAGGACCGCCTGCTCAAAGAAGTTGAACAACGCTTTGCACTCTCCTTTAACAATGCCACCATCGGCATGGCCTTCATCGATAGCCAGGCAAAGTTCAATATGATCAACAAAGCCTTTGCAGGTCTATTGGGTTGCACCGCAGAAGAACTGACCGGCAAAGAATACATCGAGATCGTACATACCGAACATCAGCAGGAAAATGTACAGCTCTTCGCAGAACTGATGCAGGGTAAACGTGATGTATTCAATCAGATCAAACGTTATAGGCTAAGGGATGGCGCCGAACGATGGGTACAGGTTAATACAGCCCGTATCACCAGTCAGAACGATCAGAAAGAAAACATACTGGTGATCGCTTTTGATATCAGCAACGAAGTAGCCGCCCGCCAGGAACAGCAAAAGCTGCTGACACTGGTAGAAAACAGCAGCGACTTTATTGCCGTAGCTAATCTCGATGGTACCATTACCTATGTGAATGATGCCGGTATGAAATTACTGGGCATGGGCCGAAAGAGCTCCACCATCACGCGTAATATAAGGGATATCTTTACCCTCGAACACCTGGTACATCTCGAAAAACATATCCTTCCTGCTGTCTTTATAGAAGGTAAATGGACAGGAAGACAATACTATACACAACAGGAAACCGGCGAACAGATTCCTTTTCATACCAATGCTTTCCGGCTCGACAGTCCTATGAGCGGAGAACCCATTGCTGTTGCCTGCGTAGCCAGAGACCTGAGAGCAGAACAGGAAGTGCAACAGGCACTCCTGGAAAGTGAATACCGGTTCCGCTCTCTCGTAGAAGAAGCGCCTGTAGCCACCGCACTCTTTGTAGGTCCTGAACTGGTCATAGAAGTCGCTAATGAACCGATGATCAATGTATGGGGCAAAGGAAGATCCGTTCTCGGCAAAAAACTGTCTGATGCAGTACCTGAACTGAAAGAACAGCCTTTCCTGAAAATACTGGATGAGGTATATAGAACCGGTATCGCCTATCATGAAAAAGAAGCCAGGGCAATCCTTGTCATCAATGGCAAACCGCAAACATTCTATTTCAACTATACTTACAAACCATTGCTGAATGCAATGGGAGAAGTCTTCGCGATTGTAGACATGGCCATCGATGTAACCGAACAGGTACTGGCCCGTAACAAACTACTGGAACATCAGGGTAACCTGGAACTGGAAGTGGCTGAAAGGACAGAAGAACTTGCCGCCTCCAATGAGGAACTGGCAGCCATGAACGAAGAATTACAGGATGCCAACGCCAATCTCGTCAGATCTAATCAGGAGCTGGAACAATACGCATACGTGGCCAGTCATGACCTGCAGGAGCCTTTGCGCAAGATCCGCATTTATGCCGACCTGCTGAACCGTTATGAAGACCTCGTTCCGGATCATAAGAAGCTGGTGGAAAAGATCAATCAGTCGTCAGAAAGAATGTCGATGCTGATCAAAGACCTGTTGGAGTTTTCCAGACTGCTGGAGAAAGGAAATATGACGCGGCCAATAGACCTCACCTTCATCCTACAAAGCGTCATCAGCGATTTCGAACTGATCATAGAAGAGAAAAATGCAGAGATCCTGATCGGACCACTCCCTACTATACAGGGTATTCCGCTACAGATCAACCAGCTGTTCTATAACCTTATGAGTAATGCCTTGAAGTTTACACAGCCAGGCATCCGCCCCGTAATAGAAATCGGCGCAAAAATCATAACATCCGATATGGCAGGCAGCTACCTCGGCAAATCCGAGCGATACAGACAATACTTTGATATCACCTTCAGGGATAATGGCATCGGCTTCGAACAGAAATATGCCGAACAGATCTTCGAAGTATTCAAACGCCTGCATAACCGCGCCATGTTTCCCGGTTCCGGTATCGGATTGTCTTTATGCAGACGCATTGTGGCCAATCACGCAGGCCACCTGTTTGTAGAGTCTGCGCCTGGGAAGGGGACCCTCTTTCATATTATCATTCCCGGATTATAA
- a CDS encoding MBL fold metallo-hydrolase produces MKKQWRILTESRNYKEGKFLNLEYTPMMTEGTSMSKMLVEYFRPPATAVPASEIPSVRTDLKALRSDKPVIVWFGHSSYLIHCKGINILVDPVLSGHASPLRTMVKAFPGANVYQTEDMPAIDYMIITHNHYDHLDKKTIKKLRPQTKAYYTSLGVGKDIAGCSVNDQDITEMDWWETEQLSPEISLTATPARHFSGRGLKRGGSLWSSFVLRIYGYTIFIGGDSGYGAHFKEIGEKQGPVDIAILECGQYNEAWKHIHMMPEETVQAAFDLKAKMLLPVHWAKFKLALHPWNEPIERVTKAAVAQHMPIATPMIGQPVTVGKQPVITSWWNF; encoded by the coding sequence ATGAAAAAGCAATGGCGGATACTGACTGAGTCCCGGAATTATAAGGAAGGCAAATTCCTGAATCTTGAGTACACCCCTATGATGACGGAGGGTACCTCTATGAGCAAAATGCTGGTAGAGTATTTTCGTCCGCCGGCAACAGCTGTTCCCGCCAGCGAGATACCCTCTGTCAGAACGGATCTGAAAGCGTTACGTTCAGATAAACCGGTGATCGTCTGGTTCGGGCATTCCTCTTATCTGATTCATTGCAAGGGCATCAATATACTGGTAGATCCTGTATTAAGCGGACATGCGTCTCCACTACGTACGATGGTGAAAGCTTTTCCTGGTGCTAATGTTTATCAGACAGAAGATATGCCTGCTATTGACTACATGATCATTACACATAACCACTACGATCACCTGGACAAGAAGACGATCAAGAAGCTGCGTCCGCAGACAAAGGCGTACTATACGTCATTGGGCGTGGGAAAGGATATCGCAGGTTGTAGTGTGAATGACCAGGATATCACAGAAATGGATTGGTGGGAAACGGAGCAGTTAAGTCCGGAGATCTCTCTTACCGCTACACCTGCGCGGCATTTTTCCGGCAGGGGGCTTAAAAGAGGTGGTTCGTTGTGGTCGTCATTTGTGCTGAGAATATATGGTTATACTATTTTCATCGGTGGAGATTCCGGTTATGGTGCCCATTTTAAGGAGATCGGTGAAAAGCAGGGGCCAGTAGATATTGCTATATTGGAATGCGGTCAGTATAATGAAGCCTGGAAACATATTCATATGATGCCGGAAGAGACGGTACAGGCAGCATTCGACCTGAAGGCAAAAATGCTGTTACCTGTACATTGGGCTAAATTCAAGCTGGCATTACATCCCTGGAATGAGCCTATTGAAAGAGTCACCAAGGCTGCTGTTGCACAACATATGCCTATTGCTACGCCAATGATCGGTCAGCCGGTTACTGTAGGAAAACAGCCGGTGATTACGTCATGGTGGAACTTCTGA
- a CDS encoding polysaccharide lyase — MNRQQIVNVARAAALSMTVLLSACTKESVQQEERLAAGSSLAAQAVGNIILNSWSVNWDNYTHGVTYTANNGATDFGNVTGWVDSRGMISNGNLRITLLKNALSGAGGVVANIDISDGTAYEVDYDVRFHSQFDWSRGGKLGFGFSIGDGNTGGDPGWDGNGGTARLMWYQTDAGRVFFQPYVYFKDQSGQYGETFGKSYPSSGSLNKGQTYHVHLYVKSNTGSNTNGHVQYVIDGTVVLDQDIRWTTNDSKRLIRGLTFHTFRGGSQTYWQSSTDGYIYYDNLKVHRISTN, encoded by the coding sequence ATGAACAGACAACAAATTGTCAATGTCGCCAGGGCCGCAGCCCTCTCCATGACCGTATTACTGTCAGCATGTACAAAAGAAAGCGTTCAGCAGGAAGAACGTCTTGCCGCTGGCAGCAGTTTAGCCGCTCAGGCAGTGGGCAATATTATCCTGAATTCCTGGAGTGTGAACTGGGATAATTATACACATGGGGTGACTTATACCGCCAATAACGGCGCTACCGACTTTGGTAACGTTACCGGCTGGGTAGATAGCCGGGGGATGATCTCCAATGGTAATCTGCGTATTACCCTCTTAAAGAATGCCTTATCCGGTGCAGGTGGGGTTGTCGCCAACATCGACATTTCTGATGGTACTGCCTATGAAGTAGACTACGATGTGAGGTTCCACAGCCAGTTTGACTGGAGCAGGGGTGGAAAACTGGGCTTTGGTTTCTCTATCGGCGATGGTAATACCGGTGGTGATCCGGGATGGGATGGTAATGGCGGTACTGCCCGTCTGATGTGGTACCAGACAGATGCCGGCAGGGTATTCTTCCAGCCTTATGTTTACTTCAAAGACCAGTCTGGTCAGTACGGTGAAACTTTTGGTAAGTCTTATCCATCCAGCGGTAGTCTGAACAAAGGGCAGACCTACCATGTACACCTGTATGTAAAGAGCAACACGGGTAGTAATACCAATGGTCACGTACAGTATGTGATTGATGGTACAGTAGTGCTGGATCAGGATATCCGCTGGACGACCAACGACAGTAAACGTCTCATCAGAGGCCTGACCTTCCATACTTTCCGTGGTGGCAGCCAGACTTACTGGCAATCATCTACAGACGGTTATATCTACTACGATAATCTGAAAGTGCATAGAATCAGTACCAACTGA